Within the Thermanaeromonas toyohensis ToBE genome, the region AGGGCCAGTCTTTCCGGCGGATATATGAGGTAGAGTGGCTCACCCCGGAAGGGTTAGTAGTCTTATATCTTTCCCTAGCCTGCAACCACTGCGAGCATCCAGAATGTTTCCGGGTGTGTCCTCACCGCACCTACCGGAAAAGGAGAGACGGGGTGGTGATTCACGAGGCAGGTCGTTGCGATGGCTGTGGCCGATGTGTCCAAGCGTGTCCCTATAAAGCCCCCCAATTTGACCAGGAGAGGGGTAAGGTAGATAAATGCCATTTTTGTTATGCCAGGCTGGATGCTGGTCTACTACCGGTATGTGTGGAAGCCTGCCCTACAGGGGCTTTAAACCTCGAGGAGGGAGAAAGAGGCCTGGCAGATACGGTAGATAAAATTCCTGGTCTTCCAGATCCTATACTTACAGGACCTTCCCTTCGTTTCCGTTTATCAGGGAGGTTAAAACCCTTGTTAAACAGGCCAAATATTCTAAGTTCTTTTTTGTAACTTTAGGCAACTAAGTGAAGGACTTAAACAAAGGATGTTTCCCCAAGCGCCAGTGCCCCGGTCTGGGAAATGTTTCGGAAACATCTAAGCAAGGATGAGGGTGGGAGGGATGAAACCTAAACCTGTAACCCGCCTGCTTTTAAGTATGGCGAGGGAAGAGGGCTTGACAGGCCTGGCTAAGATAGTCGCCGAGGAATTCCGGAATCCAGTAATCATCACTGACGCCACCTACCGGATCTTGACAGGCCAACCTTTCCTAGGGGTTCAATATCCTTGGCCTGAGCATCTGCCTCTACCAGTACCCCTTCCTTCATCTTGGCCAGAACTGAAAGGACGCTTGCTTAAAGGCACTCTGTGGAACGACGAAGGGTCTCCAGTGAATTACACGGCTGTACCTTTAGGAGAGGAGCGGTTGGAAGGCTTTCTTTTTGTCCTGGAGATGGTTGGCCCTGTAAATAAGGATTTGGGCGATCTTCTTACTGAGGTATCCCTTCCCGTACTAATAGAACTTAAGAAAGAGAAAGCCCTTTTAAACCAGGAGAAAAAGTATAAGAGAGAATTTCTTTTAGAGATCCTTTACAATAACTTCGAAGACTTTGAGAGCTTGGTAGATAGAGGTAAGACATGGGGGTGGAATTTAAACCTGCCTTATGCTTTGCTCGTCCTTCAACTAGACGAAGAACAAGGACTTCCAACGACAAGCGAAATCACACTTAAGGAAATTAACGAGAAGTTTAACGAAATAGTAGTGGCTTATGCCGAAAAGAGAGGGGCGATAGCTTTAGATATCAAGGGCCAGGTGGTCATCCTTCTACCTTACACTTTAAAGGAGGATAAGCCCCAAAGGAAAAAAGCCATAGAAGACTGGGTAAGGGAGCTGCGGAGATATATTCTAAAGCGATCCCCCAGTTTTTCCTTCTCCGCCGGGGTGGGTGAGTTTTATACCGGAGTGACGGAACTTTACAAGGCTTATCAAGAGGCCAAGACAGCTCTTAAATTGGGGGTGCTGTTTAAAGGTAGAGGAACCCTCACTTATTTTAGCGAGCTGGGGATAATCCGCCTGCTTTATAAATTAGGCGAGCTGGAGCTGCGGGACTTCTGGCAAGGGATCCTTGGACCACTGCTAGATTACGACCGGGAACAAGGCTACGAACTTCTTAATACTTTGAAAGTATATTTCCAGTGTAATGGTGATCAACAGGAGACGGCAAGAAAGCTATTCATCCACCCCAATACTCTAAAGTATAGACTAAAGAAAATTGAGGAGATCACAGCCCTGAAACTGGATAATATTGAGGCCTTGGTGAACCTGTATTTGGCGCTACAAGTTATGCACCTCCAAAGGGAAAACAAATAAGCTTAGGCTTTATTAAATTTGTCCCTCTATACAAAGGGGGCTTTTTTTATTTTAGCGGAGGGGACAAAGGAAGAGTACCTGGCCATCTAGAAAAAGTGAAAGCAATCTCAATATTTGTCTGGAGAGGAGGAGAAAGGATTGTCGGGCAGGATATCCCGCCGAACCTTTCTAAAAGGAGCGGCAGTTCTGGCCGCGACATCTGGGGTAAGCTGGTCAGCTACCAAGGCTTACCGGTGGCTGTCTCCTGCGGAAGCTGCTCCTTTAGCCCGGGAGGAAAAGGTGGTAAGAACCGTCTGTTCTCCTAATTGCTGGCAAACATGCAATCACCTGGTCACGGTCCGGGAAGGGAAGGTAGTTAAGATAGCTCCTGCCCCCATGCCGGATCCGGAATATAACCGCATATGTCTCCGGGGCCTTACCCATATCCAGCGCCTTTACCATCCTGATAGATTAAAATACCCTATGCGCCGCATAGGCGAGCGGGGAGAAGGTAAATGGGAGAGGATAAGCTGGGATGAGGCGCTAGATTTTATTGCCGGCAAATTCAAAGAGTTACGTGATAAGTACGGTCCCCAGGCTATAGCTGTAGTACATCAGTCTGGCAATTACGGGCTCTTGAACGGGGGATATGGTGGCGCTTACCGCTTCGCCGGGGTTTTAGAGAGCGTGTTGGCCTCGGGTAGCGTCGATCAGGCCGTATCCATCGGGTTTTCCTCTGCTCTGGGTACAGGTATTTTCGATGCTTATAGCAATGAATGCGCTGACTGGGTGAACGCCAGGACTATTATCTTGTGGGGCAGCGCCTGCGCTGAAAGCCAGATCAATGAATGGCATTTTATCTGGGAAGCGGTGGAAAAGGGTGCCCATCTAGTGGTTATCGATCCTATTTATACCACTACGGCCCAGAAGGCCCATACCTGGGTCAACTTAAGGCCAGGTACTGATATAGCCTTTGCCTTAGGCTTGCTTCATGTCATCATCACCAGAGGCCTCGTAGATAAGGAATTCACCTTAAATAAAACATGTGCTCCTTTCCTGGTAAGAGAAGATAACAGGTTGTTCTTGCGGCAGGGAGAAAAGCCGCTGGTGTGGGATACCCGTTCTGGGCGGGCAGTTCCCTATGATACTCCCAGTATTGTTCCTGCCTTAGAAGGCCTGTTCGAAGTAAACGGGGTTAAATGCGCTACTGTCTTTAGCCTACTTAAAACGGTCGTCCAGGATTATAGCCCGGCTAAGGTGGCTGAGATAACGGGTGTAAGCCCGGAAGTAGTGGTTAAGGTGGCCACTTTACTGGCTACCAACCGGCCGGGAGGTATCAAACATGGCTATGGTGCGGACCGCTACCACCATGCGGATCTCCTCGGCCAGGCCATGATAACCCTTTTAGGTCTTACTGGCAATATCGGAAAATCGGGCAATATTCTAGGGATTTTCTTTGCGGGCTTCGATCCTATGGTTTATAACGTTAATTGGCTATTCCCCCGAGGAACCTTTCCTAAGATGCTGCCCTTGGTCCAACTCCAAGATACAGTCATCAAACAAAATCCCTATCCTATAAAGGCCTTTTATATCACTTGTTCCAACCTGTTGGTTCAGACTGCTGACCGGAACAGATGGCTGCGCGAGGTATGGCCCAAGCTGGAATTGGTGGTGGCCGTGGACCAGTTCTTCAATAACACGTTGAATTATGCAGATATCGTCCTCCCCGCTGCCCATTATTACGAAACCGAAGAGATAGTGCTTTCCGGGGATGTTCCCTATGTCCTGTACCGGCAGAAGGTTATAGAGCCCTTATGGGAAGCCAGGCCTGACTGGGAGATATACCGCGGGATAGCTTCCAGGCTTGGTTTAGGCCAGTATTTCGGTTCTATAGAAGAAGAATGTGCCAAGTGGTTAGATATGCCTTTGATGCGCCAGCAGGGCATCGACTACCAGCGTCTTAAAAAAGAGCAGGCCATCCGGTTCCTGCCCAAACCCTATATCCCCTGGCAAGATGGCAAGTTTAAAACTCCCACCGGTCGCTTAGAGTTTTATTTAGAGAAGAAAGTGCCCCAGGGAGAAGAGCTGCCAGTGTTCAAGTGGCCCTTGGAAGCAGGCCCTGATAGCCCCCAGGCGGCTAAGTATCCTTTGATCCTTATTACTCGCCACGAGAAGTTCCGTATCCATTCCCAATACGAAAACCAACCTTGGTTGCGGGAAATTAATCCGGAACCCTTTGTGGACTTAAACCCCCAGGAAGCCCGTAAGCGAGGGATCGGCGACGGCGATCTGGTAGAGGTCTTCAATGATCGCGGCCATGTTACTTTACGCTGCCGCTATAACGAAGCTATCCCGCCGGGAGTAGCCCACATCCAGCAGGGTTGGTGGTTTTACCGTGACGGCCATCACCAGGAACTCACCCATGCCCGGTACAAAGAAAACACCCTTAACTATTCTTTCTTTGATGTGCGGGTAGAAGTAAAAAAAGCCTAAAGGAGAGGGGAGGTGCTCTTGGTGGCTAAAAAGTATGGTATGGTTATCGATCTTAGACGCTGCATCGGGTGCCATACTTGTGCTATAGCGTGTAAGCTAGAGAACAACGTACCTATGGGCTTGTTTTGGAATCGCGTTCTTACCAGAGGCGGTCCTGGCCTGGATATTCCTGAGGGGAGTTATCCTTATTTAAAACGGGAATATCTACCCGTAGCTTGCCAACACTGTGAAAATGCCCCTTGCGTTAAGGTGTGCCCCGTAGGGGCTACTTATAAAGATCCCGACGGACGGGTGCTCATTAAATATGATCGGTGCATAGGATGCCGCTACTGTATGACGGCCTGCCCCTATAATGCCCGGGTCTTCAACTGGCAGGAACCCCTTAGGATTCCGGGACACTCTTACGGGAGCCAAGGGGTGCCTGATCGTAAGCGAGGAGTAGTAGAGAAGTGCTCCTTTTGCCAGCAGCTGGTAGATGCTGGGGGCGAGCCCTTCTGCGTTACCTGCTGTCCGGCTAGGGCGCGGAAGTTTGGGGATTTAAACGATCCGGAAAGCGAGGTTTCCCGTCTCCTCCGGGAACGTCCTGCAGAACGGCTACTAGAGGACCGGGGTACTAGGCCCCAGGTTTATTATCTGCGTTAGGGGGGTTAAGGATGAAGGATAAAGGATATTATCTATGGCTGGGGATTTTATCGGTCCTATCAATCTTAGGCTTGGGGGCCTGGATTTATCAGGTGACCCATGGCCTGGTAGTTACAGGGATGCGCAACATCGTAACTTGGGGGCTTTATATTACCGCTTTCATGTTTTTGGTGGGGTTGTCGGCGGGGGGTATCATCGTATCTTCTTCGGCTACGGTTTTTAACCTACCTCAGTTTAAACCTGCAGCCCGGCCCGCCGTCCTCCTTTCGGTAGTTTCTATACTTATGGCTACTCTCTTCATCTTTGTTGATCTCGGTCGGCCAGATAGGGTACTGAATCTATTAACTTCGCCTAAGCTTAATTCTCCCTTGGTCTGGGATGTGATCATCATAACTTTATACTTGACCCTTTCCTTGTACTACCTCTATCTAATGGGCCAGCCAGAAACGGGTGAAGACAGGTTACGGGTGGTCTCGGCTTTAGCCCTTCCTACAGCTATACTGGTACACTCGGTTACCGCCTGGATATTTGGTCTCCAGATCGCCCGCCCCACCTGGCATAGCGCGTTGCTCGCCCCTTTGTTTGTGGTCTCAGCTTTGGATTCTGGGCTTGCCCTTCTGCTTTTGGCCTTGCTGGTTCTAGATCGTTCTGGCTGGTACAGGGTGGATAAATCTCTTTTTTCTACTCTAGGAGGAGTACTGGCAGTTTTAATTGCCGTAGATGTGTTCTTCGTATTTTCTGAGGTCCTTACCGCCCTCTACCCTGCTGAAGAACGGCTTATGAGGTATGTAAATCTTCTGCTAAAGGGGAGCCTGGCTCCCTATTTTTGGGGAGAGATTCTCCTGGCTGTTATTCCTTTCTTGCTCCTTGTGTTTCGTTCCAACCGAGAGAAACCTGGGCTGGTGGGCCTAGCCGCAAGCTTAGTAGTAATAGGTGTGTTTCTAAAAAGGATATGGTTACTTTTCTCTGCCTTACTTCTACCCTTGCTTCCCTACGCACCAGGGGTACCCTTGGGAAGCTATCTCTTTCCCCCTTTTGAATTCACCCGTTATTATCCTGTGGCTTGGGGGATAACTGGTAAGTATACCCCTACTTGGGTAGAAATAGGGATATTTATAGGCATTTTTGCCTTCGGCGCCCTTCTGTTTATTATACTTGCCAGGGCCATTTTAGTGCCAAGTACCCTTAAAGGAACCCGAGGGCTTTATTCTCGTGGCCTGACCAGCTAAAGAGACTAACTCCTAAAAGACTGAGCGTTTTATTTCCTTATAGTGGGATTGGAATGAGACCAGTATGGGCTTTAAGCCCCCGCTGGTCCTTTTTTTGCTAATATGTTCATTAAGCGGAGTAGAAGCGGAGAGAAAGTGGCCAATATAGGACCTCAAGGGATTTGTCCGCCTTTACTCC harbors:
- a CDS encoding PucR family transcriptional regulator; protein product: MKPKPVTRLLLSMAREEGLTGLAKIVAEEFRNPVIITDATYRILTGQPFLGVQYPWPEHLPLPVPLPSSWPELKGRLLKGTLWNDEGSPVNYTAVPLGEERLEGFLFVLEMVGPVNKDLGDLLTEVSLPVLIELKKEKALLNQEKKYKREFLLEILYNNFEDFESLVDRGKTWGWNLNLPYALLVLQLDEEQGLPTTSEITLKEINEKFNEIVVAYAEKRGAIALDIKGQVVILLPYTLKEDKPQRKKAIEDWVRELRRYILKRSPSFSFSAGVGEFYTGVTELYKAYQEAKTALKLGVLFKGRGTLTYFSELGIIRLLYKLGELELRDFWQGILGPLLDYDREQGYELLNTLKVYFQCNGDQQETARKLFIHPNTLKYRLKKIEEITALKLDNIEALVNLYLALQVMHLQRENK
- the nrfD gene encoding NrfD/PsrC family molybdoenzyme membrane anchor subunit, yielding MKDKGYYLWLGILSVLSILGLGAWIYQVTHGLVVTGMRNIVTWGLYITAFMFLVGLSAGGIIVSSSATVFNLPQFKPAARPAVLLSVVSILMATLFIFVDLGRPDRVLNLLTSPKLNSPLVWDVIIITLYLTLSLYYLYLMGQPETGEDRLRVVSALALPTAILVHSVTAWIFGLQIARPTWHSALLAPLFVVSALDSGLALLLLALLVLDRSGWYRVDKSLFSTLGGVLAVLIAVDVFFVFSEVLTALYPAEERLMRYVNLLLKGSLAPYFWGEILLAVIPFLLLVFRSNREKPGLVGLAASLVVIGVFLKRIWLLFSALLLPLLPYAPGVPLGSYLFPPFEFTRYYPVAWGITGKYTPTWVEIGIFIGIFAFGALLFIILARAILVPSTLKGTRGLYSRGLTS
- a CDS encoding molybdopterin-dependent oxidoreductase, whose protein sequence is MSGRISRRTFLKGAAVLAATSGVSWSATKAYRWLSPAEAAPLAREEKVVRTVCSPNCWQTCNHLVTVREGKVVKIAPAPMPDPEYNRICLRGLTHIQRLYHPDRLKYPMRRIGERGEGKWERISWDEALDFIAGKFKELRDKYGPQAIAVVHQSGNYGLLNGGYGGAYRFAGVLESVLASGSVDQAVSIGFSSALGTGIFDAYSNECADWVNARTIILWGSACAESQINEWHFIWEAVEKGAHLVVIDPIYTTTAQKAHTWVNLRPGTDIAFALGLLHVIITRGLVDKEFTLNKTCAPFLVREDNRLFLRQGEKPLVWDTRSGRAVPYDTPSIVPALEGLFEVNGVKCATVFSLLKTVVQDYSPAKVAEITGVSPEVVVKVATLLATNRPGGIKHGYGADRYHHADLLGQAMITLLGLTGNIGKSGNILGIFFAGFDPMVYNVNWLFPRGTFPKMLPLVQLQDTVIKQNPYPIKAFYITCSNLLVQTADRNRWLREVWPKLELVVAVDQFFNNTLNYADIVLPAAHYYETEEIVLSGDVPYVLYRQKVIEPLWEARPDWEIYRGIASRLGLGQYFGSIEEECAKWLDMPLMRQQGIDYQRLKKEQAIRFLPKPYIPWQDGKFKTPTGRLEFYLEKKVPQGEELPVFKWPLEAGPDSPQAAKYPLILITRHEKFRIHSQYENQPWLREINPEPFVDLNPQEARKRGIGDGDLVEVFNDRGHVTLRCRYNEAIPPGVAHIQQGWWFYRDGHHQELTHARYKENTLNYSFFDVRVEVKKA
- a CDS encoding 4Fe-4S dicluster domain-containing protein, which gives rise to MGYRVFLLDITRCIGCRSCELACKSEYHLAEGQSFRRIYEVEWLTPEGLVVLYLSLACNHCEHPECFRVCPHRTYRKRRDGVVIHEAGRCDGCGRCVQACPYKAPQFDQERGKVDKCHFCYARLDAGLLPVCVEACPTGALNLEEGERGLADTVDKIPGLPDPILTGPSLRFRLSGRLKPLLNRPNILSSFL
- a CDS encoding 4Fe-4S dicluster domain-containing protein translates to MAKKYGMVIDLRRCIGCHTCAIACKLENNVPMGLFWNRVLTRGGPGLDIPEGSYPYLKREYLPVACQHCENAPCVKVCPVGATYKDPDGRVLIKYDRCIGCRYCMTACPYNARVFNWQEPLRIPGHSYGSQGVPDRKRGVVEKCSFCQQLVDAGGEPFCVTCCPARARKFGDLNDPESEVSRLLRERPAERLLEDRGTRPQVYYLR